A genomic stretch from Edaphobacter aggregans includes:
- a CDS encoding TonB-dependent receptor, giving the protein MRVTKMWSTGWMNRVAGLVVLVICGLMAIPVVAQTGGQGAISGTVTDVSGAVVPNASITARNVATGIETVRTSSSGGLYNISPLNPGTYTVTVTANGFATFLQENLVVNAMSNVGLNISLKTGTQAETVTVSAAPPALETTNPTLGGTIDNNYIQKLPIMITGLQQRDITQFSNLLPGAQVPPGGRSSIIGGTAQRLGELYVDGLPITTLSQQADNRPVFNIVPLESIDQVKVVTSGFSAEYQGAGLENYNLRSGGNMYHGAIFGYFRNTVFDAWSFSSKPGGGNTQQVVQNGQLVTVPGPKPAENQNEIGFAVGGPVKIPFIVKGRDKLFFFATYDRFHSHQGVNPSATTVPTLLMRQGDFTELSTPIYDPTTTACTGSGTSQTCARQQFMGMKNGIPTKNVIPAGYLSPITQYQQQFLPAPNSPGTNNGTVNNYLGGVPQGYDNWLYSGRVDYNISDRQTLSFAITGGNRHASPYTASSTAAPLPVPYYATTISTVGGHWADLQHTFTFTPHVVNQFKFGFMNFGGPPVQNITGSTNPSKYGLAASGITGLPAGQGSQNAANTTFTGNNPPAGPTTSATSFGWVGNTPTTTNVSNTFTLVDNVNWLKGKHSMNFGGQLQWLQNNASTADGPSTPTSLTWSPNETGNITKSGSSFSYDSTTGYSYASFLLGAVNASSTTLQPFSLVGGRFRPYAFYFQDDYKVTPKLTLNLGLRWDWIPTYTESQDRWSFLNPNIANPITGNPGALQFAGNHGGAGVSCNCRTPVDNFYKNFGPRLGFAYSPDDKTVFRGGWGVLFSHAGGTGGATGAGTGTGQAGFNTALSFTDVAAGPTAAPAFWLNNNPAFSSPNANYGGPGYVLPSPAPISAATQGQGTGFYVTSAGKSGGNGTGIAYADPYLAGRAPQFIFWNFGMQKEVTNAITVSLNYAGSQSHFLAGANNMRGLQAGQLDPKWFALQSYLGLPATQANINAAQTATGLTLPVPYAGYVAAAGVNSNATIAHMLTWMPQYSGTTDTWGDIANANYNAFQLSVGARSWHGLTMNINYTYSKNIDDAGTARSGWAIPASATLAGHAWAQNRIDRSLSINSQPQNLSIFGVYELPFGKGKIGGEHFLVRALAGGWSFSNIFQYTSGLPLAITATCGGNQSLGQGTCMPDVNPNYLGSVRINGGWGKGVTAATLGTMKYMTANPGNSSATSLNQIAGGGSGSTKTTLVPCLTSSGPFCDVGNYMIGDAPRIAPYALRGMGVYNWTSALRRQFDITERAKFIFGVDCQNVTNRVYFGNNASNNTIGVNVDTASFGAVANASGDPRAFQFSGRFVF; this is encoded by the coding sequence ATGCGAGTAACAAAGATGTGGAGTACTGGCTGGATGAATCGGGTAGCTGGGCTGGTTGTTCTGGTGATATGCGGGCTGATGGCTATTCCTGTGGTGGCGCAGACCGGTGGTCAAGGCGCTATCAGCGGCACGGTGACGGACGTTTCAGGCGCTGTCGTCCCGAACGCCTCGATTACCGCGCGCAATGTTGCCACAGGGATTGAGACTGTGCGCACGTCGTCCTCCGGTGGTCTCTACAACATCTCCCCGCTGAACCCCGGCACCTATACCGTGACGGTCACGGCCAACGGGTTTGCCACTTTCCTGCAGGAAAACCTCGTTGTCAATGCTATGAGCAACGTAGGCCTCAATATCAGCCTGAAGACGGGCACTCAGGCGGAGACGGTGACCGTCTCTGCCGCACCACCGGCGCTCGAGACGACGAACCCAACGCTTGGCGGCACGATCGACAACAACTACATTCAGAAGCTGCCGATCATGATCACTGGCCTGCAGCAGCGCGATATCACGCAGTTCTCGAACCTTCTGCCCGGAGCGCAGGTGCCTCCGGGAGGCCGGTCTTCGATCATCGGTGGAACGGCGCAGCGGCTCGGTGAACTGTATGTCGATGGTCTGCCGATAACGACGCTGAGCCAGCAGGCCGACAATCGTCCGGTGTTCAACATCGTTCCGCTGGAGTCGATCGACCAGGTGAAGGTGGTGACGAGCGGCTTCTCGGCGGAGTATCAGGGCGCGGGGCTCGAGAACTACAACCTGAGGTCGGGCGGAAATATGTACCATGGCGCGATCTTCGGGTACTTCCGGAATACGGTGTTTGATGCCTGGTCGTTCTCGTCAAAGCCAGGCGGCGGCAACACGCAGCAGGTGGTTCAGAATGGCCAGTTGGTGACGGTCCCGGGGCCGAAGCCGGCGGAGAATCAGAATGAAATCGGCTTCGCGGTAGGCGGCCCGGTCAAGATCCCGTTCATCGTCAAAGGGCGTGACAAGCTCTTCTTTTTTGCGACGTATGACCGATTCCACTCGCATCAGGGCGTTAACCCGAGTGCGACCACGGTTCCGACGTTGCTGATGCGGCAGGGCGATTTTACTGAGCTCTCAACACCAATCTACGACCCTACAACCACCGCTTGCACAGGATCCGGGACAAGCCAAACCTGTGCGCGCCAGCAGTTCATGGGCATGAAGAATGGCATCCCTACCAAGAACGTCATTCCGGCTGGCTATCTTTCGCCGATCACCCAGTACCAGCAGCAATTCCTGCCTGCGCCGAACAGCCCAGGCACAAATAATGGCACCGTCAACAATTATCTCGGTGGTGTACCGCAGGGGTACGACAACTGGCTCTATTCGGGCCGCGTAGATTACAACATCTCGGACCGGCAGACGCTTTCGTTTGCCATTACAGGCGGGAACCGGCACGCTTCTCCTTATACGGCCAGCTCCACTGCGGCGCCGCTGCCAGTTCCGTACTATGCGACCACGATCTCGACCGTCGGCGGGCACTGGGCAGATCTACAGCACACGTTTACCTTCACTCCGCATGTTGTAAACCAGTTCAAATTTGGTTTCATGAATTTTGGCGGCCCTCCCGTTCAGAACATTACGGGGAGCACGAACCCCAGCAAGTATGGGCTCGCGGCTTCGGGCATTACTGGACTGCCAGCGGGACAGGGCTCGCAGAATGCAGCCAATACCACGTTCACCGGCAATAATCCTCCTGCGGGTCCGACTACCTCCGCAACGTCCTTTGGCTGGGTGGGCAATACGCCAACGACGACCAATGTCTCGAACACATTTACGCTTGTGGACAACGTGAACTGGCTGAAGGGCAAGCACTCGATGAACTTCGGCGGGCAGCTCCAGTGGCTGCAGAACAACGCCAGCACGGCGGACGGCCCTTCCACGCCCACTTCGCTCACCTGGAGTCCAAATGAGACGGGCAATATTACGAAGAGCGGTTCGAGCTTCAGCTATGACTCAACGACGGGGTACTCGTACGCCAGCTTCCTCCTGGGTGCGGTGAACGCTTCGAGCACGACGCTTCAGCCGTTCAGCCTGGTAGGCGGACGCTTCCGTCCCTATGCGTTCTACTTCCAAGATGACTACAAGGTGACCCCGAAGCTGACGCTGAACCTCGGGCTGCGCTGGGACTGGATACCGACCTATACGGAAAGTCAGGATCGCTGGTCGTTCCTCAATCCGAACATCGCCAATCCAATTACTGGAAATCCAGGAGCCCTGCAGTTTGCCGGGAACCATGGCGGTGCGGGCGTAAGCTGCAACTGCCGGACGCCAGTAGACAACTTCTATAAGAACTTCGGCCCGAGGCTCGGTTTTGCTTACTCACCTGACGACAAGACGGTTTTCCGCGGAGGCTGGGGCGTGTTGTTCTCGCATGCTGGCGGCACGGGCGGAGCGACCGGGGCTGGCACCGGAACGGGACAGGCTGGATTCAATACGGCGCTGTCATTTACGGACGTTGCCGCCGGGCCTACTGCAGCTCCTGCATTTTGGCTGAACAATAATCCGGCATTCTCGTCACCGAATGCCAACTACGGCGGACCAGGATATGTACTGCCGAGTCCAGCGCCGATTAGCGCGGCAACACAAGGACAGGGTACGGGCTTCTACGTAACCTCCGCTGGGAAGTCCGGCGGGAATGGCACAGGCATCGCTTATGCCGATCCGTATCTGGCCGGTCGTGCGCCACAGTTCATCTTCTGGAACTTCGGCATGCAGAAAGAAGTCACGAACGCCATTACAGTCTCGTTGAACTACGCCGGCAGCCAGAGTCACTTCCTCGCTGGCGCGAACAATATGCGTGGTCTGCAGGCGGGGCAACTCGATCCGAAGTGGTTTGCTTTGCAGTCATACCTCGGTCTGCCGGCAACGCAGGCCAACATCAATGCGGCACAGACGGCAACCGGCCTTACGCTGCCGGTTCCGTACGCGGGTTACGTCGCGGCAGCAGGAGTTAACTCGAATGCAACCATCGCACATATGCTGACGTGGATGCCGCAGTACTCCGGCACGACGGACACGTGGGGCGATATCGCCAACGCAAACTACAACGCATTCCAACTTTCGGTCGGTGCTCGCTCGTGGCATGGGTTGACGATGAATATCAACTACACGTATTCGAAGAATATCGACGATGCCGGCACAGCGCGTAGCGGGTGGGCGATTCCGGCCTCGGCGACGCTCGCCGGGCATGCCTGGGCGCAGAACCGCATCGACCGCTCGCTGAGTATCAATAGCCAGCCGCAGAACCTGAGCATCTTTGGGGTCTACGAGCTTCCGTTCGGAAAGGGCAAGATCGGCGGCGAGCACTTCCTTGTCCGCGCGCTTGCCGGAGGATGGTCGTTCTCGAACATCTTCCAGTACACGTCGGGCCTGCCGCTGGCGATTACTGCCACTTGCGGTGGTAACCAGAGTCTCGGGCAGGGTACGTGTATGCCGGACGTCAACCCGAACTACCTCGGTTCGGTGCGGATTAACGGAGGCTGGGGTAAGGGCGTGACGGCTGCGACGCTCGGTACGATGAAGTACATGACGGCGAATCCAGGCAATTCCTCGGCAACTAGTCTGAACCAGATTGCTGGGGGCGGCAGCGGGTCTACAAAGACGACCCTGGTTCCGTGCCTCACATCATCGGGTCCATTCTGCGACGTGGGGAACTATATGATCGGCGATGCGCCGCGTATCGCGCCTTATGCTCTGCGCGGGATGGGTGTCTACAACTGGACCAGCGCTTTGCGGCGCCAGTTTGACATCACGGAGCGTGCGAAGTTCATCTTCGGTGTGGATTGTCAGAATGTGACGAACAGAGTGTATTTTGGCAATAACGCTTCGAACAACACAATTGGCGTCAATGTAGATACCGCCTCCTTCGGCGCGGTCGCTAATGCCAGCGGCGATCCTCGGGCGTTCCAGTTCTCTGGAAGGTTTGTCTTCTAG
- a CDS encoding ABC transporter permease: protein MATLSYRSAAKIAVREMRSSKGKFFFVILSVAIGVAALTGVRGFSSSFRATLLNRARSIMAADLSARMFMQPTPEQQKGLDEIEQQGIEMTPVTELLSMASAAKTLDPLLVSLKAVDPELYPFYGEVELSPKASLRETLKPDAVAVADDLLVRLKLNLGDQLKIGNQLFRIAAVVVNEPDRLSGNFAAGPRVLISREGLEASGLLAPGSHAGQRFLFKVPKPAGGAPISDKAVGDLKDRLVKLLPESQVVDYRETNPALTQGLDRATSLLSLMSLVALVLGAVGVAMAMRAHLQQRLDTIAIMKSLGARSGQIIKIYLLQTLMLGLLGGLLGVALGVGVQLAFPYFLSKFVNFETDLHIQLRTVLTGLGAGVLTTLLFTLPLLLDIRNVRPILILRRAVEDNDDPFVTAIFRKLRKNLAQIAAAALILAGLAAIATTLSDSATVGKVFSLGLVGVLAVLLAASAAVLAGLRWFLNTTRLSLPSAVRHGLANLYRPGNPSAALLAALGMGVMQIMAVYLVQQAVVTELHISSAPNLPNVFLIDITNDEINGMRALLKSQKSVTSEPELLPVVSSRIIAIDGVPANQAKLSNFPKRMLQSINLTWSEGPPPGTTIVAGKWWDPKETQPMVAIGQRTAQRLGVKLGSHITFAAQDTQFVATVGPLIKSDGQHAYSRAEFILPPAPLKGLPVVWYGGIHVDPARVGELQRALYAAYPTVTVINVAQALETVRSVVLQITYVIQFLAAFSIFAGIIILASSIAGTRYRRIREVVVLKTLGATRARIATVFSIEFAVLGLVAGLVGIGFANLIARTLLVRMEAAYHFHWVWNGAALLATAALTVVTGWVASHRILGQKPLEVLREE, encoded by the coding sequence ATGGCGACCCTTTCTTATCGTTCTGCTGCCAAGATTGCCGTTCGCGAGATGCGCTCGTCGAAGGGTAAGTTCTTCTTTGTGATTTTGTCGGTGGCCATTGGCGTGGCTGCGCTGACTGGGGTTCGGGGATTCTCGTCTTCGTTTCGGGCGACGCTGCTGAATCGGGCGCGGAGCATTATGGCGGCGGACCTTTCGGCGCGGATGTTTATGCAGCCGACGCCTGAGCAGCAGAAGGGGTTGGACGAGATTGAGCAGCAGGGAATCGAGATGACGCCTGTGACGGAGCTGCTTTCGATGGCTTCGGCGGCGAAGACGCTTGATCCGTTGCTGGTTTCGCTGAAGGCTGTCGATCCGGAGCTGTATCCGTTTTATGGGGAAGTGGAGCTGTCGCCTAAGGCATCGCTGAGGGAGACGCTGAAGCCGGATGCTGTGGCGGTGGCGGATGATCTGCTGGTTCGGCTGAAGCTGAATCTGGGCGATCAGCTAAAGATTGGCAATCAGCTGTTTCGGATTGCGGCGGTTGTGGTGAATGAGCCGGATCGTTTGTCGGGGAATTTTGCTGCGGGGCCTCGCGTGCTCATTTCGCGAGAGGGGTTAGAGGCTAGTGGGCTGTTGGCTCCGGGGAGTCACGCAGGGCAGAGATTTTTGTTCAAGGTTCCGAAGCCTGCTGGCGGCGCGCCGATATCGGACAAGGCTGTGGGGGACTTGAAGGATCGTCTGGTGAAGTTGCTGCCGGAGTCGCAGGTCGTCGACTATCGTGAGACGAATCCGGCGCTGACGCAGGGGTTGGATCGGGCGACAAGTTTGTTGTCGCTGATGAGTCTGGTGGCGTTGGTACTGGGCGCGGTGGGTGTTGCGATGGCGATGCGGGCGCATCTGCAGCAGCGGCTGGATACGATTGCGATTATGAAGTCGCTGGGTGCGCGGTCCGGGCAGATTATCAAGATCTATCTGCTGCAAACGTTGATGCTGGGTTTGCTGGGGGGCTTGTTGGGTGTGGCGCTTGGTGTGGGAGTCCAGCTGGCGTTTCCGTACTTCCTTTCGAAGTTTGTTAATTTTGAAACGGATCTGCATATTCAGTTGCGTACTGTTTTGACGGGGCTGGGCGCGGGTGTTTTGACTACGCTTCTGTTTACGCTGCCTCTGCTGCTGGATATTCGGAATGTGCGGCCGATTTTGATCTTGCGGCGGGCGGTGGAGGATAACGACGATCCTTTTGTGACGGCGATCTTTCGCAAGCTTCGAAAGAATCTGGCCCAGATTGCTGCGGCTGCGCTGATTCTGGCTGGGCTGGCGGCGATTGCTACTACGCTTTCGGACTCGGCTACTGTGGGGAAGGTGTTTTCGCTGGGACTGGTTGGGGTATTGGCGGTGTTGCTGGCGGCTTCGGCTGCTGTGCTGGCGGGGTTGCGGTGGTTTTTGAATACGACACGGCTGAGTTTGCCTTCGGCGGTGCGACATGGGCTGGCGAATCTGTATCGGCCGGGGAATCCTTCGGCTGCTCTTCTGGCGGCGCTGGGAATGGGTGTGATGCAGATTATGGCGGTTTACCTGGTGCAGCAGGCGGTGGTGACGGAGTTGCATATTTCGAGTGCGCCTAATCTGCCGAATGTCTTTCTTATCGACATTACGAACGACGAGATAAACGGGATGCGAGCGCTGCTGAAGTCGCAGAAGAGTGTGACGTCGGAGCCGGAGTTGCTGCCGGTGGTGTCGTCGCGGATTATCGCGATTGATGGGGTTCCGGCGAATCAGGCCAAGCTTTCGAATTTTCCGAAGCGGATGTTGCAGTCGATTAATTTGACGTGGTCGGAGGGGCCGCCGCCGGGGACGACGATTGTGGCAGGGAAGTGGTGGGACCCGAAGGAGACGCAGCCGATGGTGGCGATCGGGCAACGGACTGCGCAACGACTGGGAGTGAAGTTGGGCTCGCACATTACATTTGCCGCGCAGGATACGCAGTTTGTCGCTACGGTGGGTCCGTTGATTAAGTCGGATGGGCAACATGCGTATTCGCGCGCGGAGTTTATTTTGCCGCCCGCTCCGCTGAAGGGCCTGCCGGTGGTTTGGTATGGGGGGATTCATGTCGATCCGGCACGGGTGGGTGAGTTGCAGCGGGCGCTGTATGCGGCGTATCCGACGGTTACGGTGATCAATGTTGCGCAGGCGCTGGAGACGGTGCGGTCGGTGGTGTTGCAGATCACGTATGTAATTCAGTTTCTGGCGGCGTTTAGCATCTTTGCGGGGATTATCATTCTGGCGAGTTCGATTGCTGGAACGCGGTATCGGAGGATTCGTGAGGTCGTGGTGCTGAAGACGCTTGGAGCTACGCGGGCTCGGATTGCTACGGTGTTTTCGATTGAGTTTGCGGTGCTGGGGCTGGTGGCGGGGCTGGTGGGGATTGGCTTTGCCAATCTGATTGCTAGGACGCTGCTAGTGCGGATGGAGGCGGCGTATCACTTCCATTGGGTGTGGAATGGGGCGGCGTTGCTGGCTACTGCGGCCCTAACGGTGGTTACGGGATGGGTGGCGAGTCACCGGATACTGGGGCAGAAACCGCTGGAAGTGCTGCGGGAAGAATAG
- a CDS encoding ABC transporter ATP-binding protein: MIAVEGLRKSIRNGPRTVDILKGLDFTVPQGQFAAIMGSSGSGKSTLLGLLAGLDTPSTGNVYLNGAAISYLPEDKLAQVRGKTIGFVFQSYQLIPTLTALENVLLPYELNAEAQDAKAGLARARDLLVNVGLGDRMEHYPVQLSGGEQQRVALARAFILRPPIVLADEPTGNLDTVNGAHVLELLLNLNRTEGTTLVLVTHDPMLASYANRRITLRDGLIISDEMNAQPAEMPGVAAVGARS; encoded by the coding sequence ATGATTGCAGTAGAAGGACTTCGTAAATCGATTCGCAATGGCCCACGTACGGTGGACATTTTGAAGGGCTTGGACTTTACGGTTCCGCAGGGACAGTTTGCGGCGATTATGGGTTCGTCGGGTTCGGGTAAGTCGACGTTGCTGGGGTTGCTGGCGGGGTTGGATACTCCCAGCACGGGCAATGTGTACCTGAATGGCGCGGCGATTAGTTATCTGCCGGAGGACAAGCTGGCGCAGGTGCGGGGTAAGACGATCGGGTTTGTCTTTCAGTCGTATCAGTTGATTCCTACGCTTACGGCGCTGGAGAACGTGCTACTGCCGTATGAGCTGAATGCCGAGGCTCAGGATGCGAAGGCTGGTTTGGCGCGGGCACGGGATTTGCTGGTGAATGTGGGTCTGGGTGATCGGATGGAGCACTATCCTGTGCAGCTTTCGGGTGGGGAACAGCAGCGGGTGGCGTTGGCGCGGGCTTTTATTCTGCGGCCTCCAATTGTGCTGGCGGATGAGCCTACGGGGAATCTGGATACGGTGAATGGGGCGCATGTGCTGGAGCTGCTGCTGAACCTGAATCGCACGGAGGGAACGACGCTGGTGCTGGTGACGCATGATCCTATGCTTGCGAGCTATGCGAACAGGCGAATTACGCTGCGCGATGGGCTGATTATTTCGGATGAGATGAATGCGCAGCCTGCGGAGATGCCGGGTGTGGCTGCTGTGGGCGCGCGGTCCTGA
- a CDS encoding arylesterase, with protein sequence MRRIGFLLILAGLSLNTIGCKPDRATQQSSTIDARPTDLPRQETAYPSVASASPASDSDAAKDPRPRIVAFGDSLTAGYGTEAGQSYPEFLQQDLDRLGYHYRVINAGISGNTTKDGVERIPSIIAMKPAVVIVEFGGNDGLRGLRIEDSRANLDKIVSTLQASGTKVVLAGISLPPDYGPDYIRQFNETYTLLAKKYHVPLLPFLLKDVYGVDGMMQHDRTHATAQGNQVVAQNVLPLITPLLKK encoded by the coding sequence ATGCGGCGAATTGGATTTCTTCTTATACTAGCGGGTCTCTCTCTCAACACCATCGGATGCAAGCCCGACCGCGCCACGCAACAATCATCGACCATTGACGCGCGCCCAACCGACCTTCCCCGCCAGGAGACCGCCTACCCATCAGTCGCATCGGCCTCGCCCGCCTCTGACTCCGATGCCGCAAAAGATCCCCGACCGCGCATAGTCGCCTTCGGAGACAGCCTCACCGCAGGCTACGGAACCGAAGCTGGCCAGAGCTACCCCGAGTTCCTCCAGCAGGACCTGGACCGTCTCGGCTACCACTACCGCGTCATCAACGCCGGTATCAGCGGAAACACCACCAAAGACGGGGTAGAACGCATCCCCTCCATCATCGCCATGAAGCCCGCCGTCGTCATCGTCGAGTTCGGCGGCAACGACGGCCTGCGCGGCCTGCGCATCGAAGACTCCCGCGCCAACCTCGACAAGATCGTCTCCACCCTCCAGGCCAGCGGAACCAAAGTCGTCCTGGCCGGCATCTCCCTGCCCCCGGACTACGGCCCCGATTACATCCGCCAGTTCAACGAAACCTACACTCTGCTCGCCAAGAAGTACCACGTCCCCCTGCTTCCCTTCCTCCTCAAGGACGTCTATGGAGTTGACGGCATGATGCAACACGACCGAACCCACGCCACAGCCCAGGGCAACCAGGTGGTGGCCCAAAACGTCCTTCCACTGATCACCCCACTCCTCAAAAAATAG
- the truB gene encoding tRNA pseudouridine(55) synthase TruB: MNGLLVLDKPSGLTSHDVVAIVRRATGEKSIGHLGTLDPMATGVLPLLLGKCTRLAQFFGQAEKHYEGHIRFGFATDTFDAEGVPAASPVPLERSLRELRELAARFKDEVDQVPPVYSAKKINGVPAHKLARAGVEVPVKAARITIHRFELTSLEGNVAAFEMEVSAGGYVRSVAHELGQLAGCGAHLSSLRRTRAGVFTLAEAITVEQLKQASVDEIPGLLPHPRTLLPEMPCVTVDDQVAGRLRNGMQVNLPDFSSAPLVKVFVSPTELIAIVRRVAGTLMQPTVVMG, translated from the coding sequence ATGAATGGTCTTCTAGTACTCGATAAACCTTCCGGTCTTACATCACACGACGTTGTTGCAATCGTTCGCCGAGCTACTGGCGAAAAATCGATTGGCCATCTTGGCACGCTCGATCCTATGGCTACGGGTGTGCTTCCGCTCCTTTTGGGGAAGTGCACGCGGCTTGCTCAGTTTTTTGGTCAGGCGGAGAAACATTATGAGGGCCATATCCGGTTTGGCTTTGCTACGGATACGTTCGACGCGGAAGGAGTTCCTGCTGCTTCTCCGGTGCCGCTGGAGCGGTCTTTGAGGGAGTTGCGGGAGTTGGCTGCTCGGTTCAAGGATGAGGTTGATCAGGTTCCTCCTGTTTACTCGGCTAAGAAGATTAATGGTGTGCCGGCGCATAAGTTGGCGCGGGCGGGGGTCGAGGTTCCGGTGAAAGCGGCACGGATTACGATCCATCGGTTTGAGCTGACGTCGCTTGAGGGCAATGTCGCGGCTTTTGAGATGGAAGTTTCGGCGGGTGGTTACGTTCGCTCGGTTGCACATGAGCTTGGTCAACTGGCTGGTTGCGGCGCTCATCTTTCTTCGCTTCGGCGGACGCGGGCGGGGGTTTTTACGCTTGCTGAGGCGATTACGGTGGAGCAGTTGAAGCAGGCTTCTGTCGACGAGATACCTGGTCTGTTGCCGCATCCGCGGACGCTTTTGCCAGAGATGCCCTGCGTGACTGTGGACGATCAGGTGGCGGGTCGTCTGAGGAACGGGATGCAGGTAAACTTGCCGGATTTTTCCTCGGCTCCCTTGGTGAAGGTTTTTGTTAGCCCGACGGAGTTGATTGCTATTGTGCGTCGCGTCGCCGGAACGTTGATGCAGCCTACGGTGGTGATGGGGTAA
- the folE gene encoding GTP cyclohydrolase I FolE, giving the protein MASTQATIETSLEAVSTQDLYREMLTRIGEDPTRDGLLRTPERMEKSMAFLTRGYTMNVTDVLHDALFDVDYDEMVIVKDIEFFSMCEHHLLPFFGKAHIAYVPNGKVIGLSKIPRLVDVFARRLQVQERLTTQVGEAITEAINPQGVAVILEAQHLCMMMRGVEKQHSSTVTSAMLGVFKTQLQTRNEFLSLVRRQGSSF; this is encoded by the coding sequence ATGGCAAGTACGCAAGCCACAATTGAAACTAGCCTCGAAGCTGTTTCCACACAGGATCTCTATCGTGAAATGCTGACCCGCATTGGCGAAGATCCCACGCGCGATGGACTTCTGCGAACTCCGGAGCGTATGGAGAAGTCCATGGCGTTCCTTACGCGCGGTTACACGATGAATGTGACGGATGTGCTGCATGATGCGCTCTTCGATGTTGATTATGACGAGATGGTGATCGTCAAGGACATTGAGTTCTTCTCGATGTGTGAGCATCATCTGCTTCCTTTCTTTGGCAAGGCTCATATTGCTTATGTTCCAAATGGCAAGGTCATCGGGCTGAGTAAGATTCCTCGTTTGGTGGATGTGTTTGCGCGGCGACTACAGGTTCAGGAGCGGCTGACAACTCAGGTTGGTGAAGCTATTACGGAGGCGATCAATCCTCAGGGCGTTGCGGTGATCCTTGAGGCGCAGCATCTTTGCATGATGATGCGTGGAGTGGAGAAGCAGCATTCCAGCACGGTTACTTCCGCGATGCTGGGTGTGTTCAAGACGCAGTTGCAGACGCGGAATGAGTTCCTTTCTCTTGTCCGGCGCCAGGGGAGCAGCTTCTAG
- a CDS encoding 6-carboxytetrahydropterin synthase, which translates to MKAHLSRRYHFSASHRLHAEAYDDDRNRVVYGKCNNPHGHGHNYMVQVTLSGPVDSVTGMVCNLAELDDFAQTNLIAQFDQMNLNTLDCFRDTVTTTENLSIEIYRIFSKFTAAHLESVHVEETSNNSFDFAGAF; encoded by the coding sequence GTGAAGGCTCATCTGTCGCGCCGCTACCACTTCTCGGCCTCGCATAGGCTGCATGCTGAGGCTTATGATGATGATCGGAATCGTGTTGTATATGGCAAGTGCAATAACCCACATGGACATGGACATAACTACATGGTTCAGGTCACGCTGAGCGGCCCGGTCGATTCAGTTACTGGCATGGTTTGCAACCTTGCGGAGCTTGATGATTTTGCGCAAACAAATCTGATTGCACAGTTTGATCAGATGAATCTCAATACGCTCGATTGCTTTCGGGATACGGTTACAACTACCGAAAATCTAAGCATCGAGATTTATCGCATCTTCTCGAAGTTCACCGCTGCTCATCTTGAGAGCGTTCACGTTGAGGAGACGAGTAATAACTCCTTTGATTTTGCAGGTGCATTTTAG
- a CDS encoding 6-pyruvoyl trahydropterin synthase family protein, translated as MIFLTRKAEFSSAHYYWNDAWSLEENERIFGKCANRNGHGHNYTLEVTVAGEVDPTSGFVVDLKQLKDILEQEVVSVYDHRHLNLEVPEFAKAIPTTENIAIAVWNRLENKIPNAKLHRVRIYEMPDLFADYYGEQS; from the coding sequence ATGATTTTTCTTACTCGCAAAGCCGAATTCTCCTCAGCCCACTACTACTGGAACGACGCGTGGTCGCTTGAGGAGAACGAACGCATTTTTGGCAAATGCGCCAACCGCAATGGTCATGGCCACAACTACACGCTCGAAGTTACCGTCGCGGGTGAGGTGGATCCGACTTCTGGCTTCGTTGTAGACCTCAAGCAGCTCAAGGACATTCTTGAGCAAGAGGTCGTCAGCGTTTATGACCACCGTCACTTGAATCTTGAGGTGCCAGAATTCGCGAAGGCGATACCTACGACCGAAAACATTGCTATCGCAGTGTGGAATCGCTTGGAGAACAAGATTCCTAATGCGAAGCTTCACCGTGTTCGGATATATGAAATGCCTGATCTCTTCGCTGACTACTATGGAGAGCAATCGTGA